ttgaaatcatgtttactcggacattcacttatcatttccagaacatttctggcacatataattttttatgttcgGACTTCTTGCAgcgaaataaatatgttctaacttatcgggctttgtaggccttttaagtgtctttcagagtttgcctcttattgagattgttttttcttgtgagggacggaacatttctttcccttaccttatGGGCtatttttcgtctgacgagaggcccattagaaaaacaacaattccctgttttatggtgatctcataagttataagcgtattgactagctcttcaatgctatcatctatcttattcaaattgaagttcaccataaccgcatcaaatgaggaagagaaataaAAAATTGATGTCATCTATCAACTCGTtatgaatcacatattccaggctcACCACATTCTTAGCAAGCCCAGTCATAcgtacaccacgctcatgggccaaagTCCTGTCTTGCATGTGTGTAGTCATGAGTtccttgaaagtggtgtgcatagtttcatgcaccatgcaactcttgcacgtgcattcgaatgtcagcagcattcaaaatttcctcaaactgtccctacagttcatttgatataaaagcgagcatgttacactttagcttgcatactatggtcctaccatcttgcatgctttgtcagttcaacaggactgacattagtgtgtatgccattttctctgaattcagaacaatttcccaaccagtcttgaaaattagattcgattagcttgttaataaaaatgtattatgtgacgaaatcgaaaatgtACTGATAGGGAAACAGAATAatagttgctgattattttaaaataattttaagatataaaatatggatttcattttataaatctctctcccactattttgacatttccaccaccttctgatgaaaaagggaaatcgtatttccttagtgggcacgtagagtccaattagccaattataatcccgaataatatcagccaattataatttctaaaaagtagaatccaattgcatccctatgcaacctccgcgtgttttgcctcacgtttaataaggacccaataatatgacgtcgtttattttcgcgtgtcaaaccaacccatcaatattgaattgtagtggacggtcgccgtgagttcccccaataatatgagccgaagtcaagGGAGTTctactcaattcacatcatatgtccggtggaagtcacagctttccggcgtacaggcctccccaataatatgagccagacactgtccgcgggtagcgatcaacatgcaaccacggttgatggaaggcaagaaaaattaaactcttttaatttttactttttcggtttgatataaatttggaatcatattcaaaacgagggattttaattttaaaattgtctcatcattttaatttaaaatcgcgtgccacgagtttgtatgtttgccggattcatgcaactatattatataataatatacatacatgcatactactatatcgcatatatcataatatgacattcaacaataaataaggatgatcgattgccaatactattagatccatgtgagccatacatggatccaggtccaaacctaggtgaatgcggggatgcaaatgcaattaTTACAAGAGCCTCcgatattttacatgtcttcatctcgttcatcgggcccaccatcttccagtcttgatctcccactatttctaataattacatttaaatagccatggcacataagggatacatctcatggggtgggaacgggccataaaccaggcccactttaataatatcaaatattaaaaatgaacaaaacagtaaaatatcctaacatacacctaacacattggtcaaggctctcgatcatccttcatacatttaatatcaaatattaacatcaatttaattaaacaatttaattaattgataaatcatatatctaataatttatcactaaccaccacaaatattaaagaatttaacaaattaaataaacccttttatttaatttccaattaaatcaataataattgatttcttgtaaaaaatcatttttaccataaataattaaaatcatattctaattatttatttcacaagaaaattattaattttctaaaaatcaattttccaaaataaaaattgaaccaattttcgaaaatagcaattttacccaaaaatttgaaaaatcagataATTGCACCCTatgcccaaacaattcaagcccatcatCCAGAACGGTTCCTGAGACATtcccgggcagccgcccgcGCTGCCCGCCCCGCTGCCCGAATGTTTCGGGCAGCCGCAAGGACCCTGTGCGCGCGGcgtgcggacgttccgcacgCCGGGCGCGCGCGCTGCTCAGACGCTCCGCACAGCGCGCGCGCCCGCTGCGCGCACGGCACTGTGCGCGCAGGCGCGCACAGTGCACTGCCCGAAACAGGCGCGCACAGTgcactgcccggaacagttccgggcagtccccaaaattttttttttatttaatttctggaaaataaactttttaatggtgcatcaattttctgaaaaattttcttgtgtggttagaaataaattattcaatatgatttaaaaaccatacgatttagaaaacctggctctgataccactgttggatctcggttttctacacgcccaaacgcagcggaagttttaaaatttttttatttattttgacaatcaaaatatgtttggacgctcgtatgattttatcaaaacattcatagggcgttagaaatttatacctttggtgaattcaatcacttggctccaactgatCCGGTAAAGGCGGAtctagctcttgttgtaaatccctacgaacattcttcgatctcctaatccggtccacgactggaatatttattcctcttctaaattgcactagaaatttagaagaactTTTGCGTAGAGATGAAACACGAAGAAGAAATCGACTCAACACAATAAGCCGAAAACTTCTTGGAATAATCCCCTAACTTTCGAGAGCAGCCCCATTTTTTTGAAGAGCCGAAAGTTGCTTCCAAAACAAAAATCTTTCGGATgcttcattttaaaaataagaataaaatcTTATCTTTTGTCTAATCTACAATTTACTTAActaattagattaattaagtCAATCAAAAGATTCTACAAATATTTGGATGCCAAAAAATTGAAACTCTCGGATGCATGTTATTAAATAAGAATCaaattcttattattatttttctaatcatttctttacttaattaatctaattaattaagttaattaatgATTCCAAAAAATTGCATCCCATAAGTCTCGAAGATCATAATCCAATTTTTGTGGAGGTTATGATTTTaggtaaaaaaatttaaaataaaaattacatgacctaattaccataattaacattaataggcttgattaattaattgggctagtccaactagtttagttaattaatcaaagtccattaccaactttaattatttagtatgttggacttgtactcttaCAAGCCTATTAAACATACTccccactatatttaatttaatatttaataaactcaacttttgagtttaataaattaaatatattataaattcaacatttgaatttaatattacaaattcaactccttgaatttattctctcaaaatttagttatcataaattcaactccttgaatttactatataatataaattcaacttcttgaatttattctctcaacgggaacaaactatccagtgcttgtgtgaccctcaatggttcagggatacagctagccgtgggttcacaactctttgtgattcagaataatatttattcttattcgggcttaccctagttagccccattcttttcatcaacaccttgattaagaatgtcagaactcatttctgattgcacccatcggatcatggtaagagcgtctagtagcatcgccccatgatcccctaggtatcactgatagtgcctgcaagaaccagtcgattatgattaacgtacagtacggtcccttcatctcatatatcccgatcgaatctgcaaccattggttcatcgagggttgcatattaattcgataactatgtgttatatataatagtggcatcgcgtgtactattggagaactccttctccaatgtacatctcatactctggccagagattccatgcactattattacatcagatcacataggatatccacacccgtaggtgagcggtgaatccccgactacaatgcactggctcctatatgtttcgcaactgtacccaacctcgccacctgatgactctcctggagccggtaaacgagtcaaagcacagccctagcatatagagcctcagtgttgtcccgggtcgtaaggactaatggtatacaatcataaccacggacttatcctctccatgaatgataaccacttggaaagtccgagggagggttgttcggtataatcatcatatgactacccatctgcatgtttggacatctctatgcccttaccaagaaacgcagtacacaacatcacagatgctagtctcgagctcaagcgtcCTTTATCCctattttaggcggctgaatcgactaggaacgaatttagagtatgtagtgtttacaaatgagtttcaacatcgaagtacgattcatttgtattaaagcataatcaaggactttatctatgctgtttgcatgggtatacaaataaagtataacaagaccataaaaagttaaattatattaaaataaaggttgtttatttcacttgagtcaataaattccctagccaaccgttggcttgcagggcatctactctaacatttgCACCCACCTCCCATTAGTTGTGACTTGTGCCGTTAAGGAATGCAGTAAATAGAGGAAAAGTAGATGTCTTAATGCCCAGGAAAGTGCCACACGGAGAAAAATAGTAGAACATGTGGACACCATTCCTTATTGTTTTCCATACCGAAGAAAATAGAATTAGCTCATCTAATATATTTCAAAACCATCGTGAAGAGTTTTTTCTTTGGGCGAAATTACCTTGTCTATAGCATTCAAATTAAATTCATGTGCAGTTGCATAACTATCaatcttcttatttttactAGTCCCAAGTGGGTGCTTGCGGACAATCTAATATCTAAATACAAGATAAAGTCTCTAAATATCAAAATAGAATGTCACGAGGCAGCCGCAGTTCCGGTAATGGAAGGCCAGCTACCTTTGGTTCAATGCCGTATCCCAAGGTGTATGAGGAGACTGATATGGGAGCTAAAATTTATCAGCTTGAGCAAGAAGCATATGTTTCAATTCTAAGAGCCTTTAAAGCTCAAGCTGATGCCATTACTTGGGTAATTATTTACTCATTCATTATATGAATTTTGGCATGAAATTTTGATAAGATTGTTGATTTCATTTAATTTCTTCAGGAGAAGGAAGGTTTAATTACCGAACTAAGAAGAGAGTTGAGATTATCAAATGAGGAACATTGGGATCTTCTTGGTAGGTTTGATGCAGATGAAACAATCCGAAGAATAAGGTTTGTGTTTTGTCCTATTATGGAACCATAGCCTGTTTTCAAGTTTAGTGATAAAACTCATGCTTTCCATGTTTTCCTACAAATATCATGGGGATAAAAATCAGGGAGTGGTGACAGTCTGGTGGGCTTCAACCAGCCATGCGAGGTGTCAGTCAAGCTGTCCATGATCCAATACCCAGTCCTTCCATCTCAGATTCTCGTAAAAAGCAGAAGATAGCTCCTTCACTACCTTCTCAGTCCTTTGGTGCGCCATCTCCTTCTTTCCACCCACAGGTGATGGCTACAGCCAACCACCCGTCTTCATTAGCTGCGAAGCGTGGGCCCATGATAGGTGCAAAAGGAAAAAGGCATAAATCTGTGAGTTCAAGATTAACTATTTTCTCAGTTAAAATACTGATTTTCAGTTAAAATTTGTTCTATGGATCATGTACCAGCCGGGGCATCATCAATGAAAATGCATTATCCCTATGGTCCAGCTGGAAGAGGTAAATTTGGTGACCGCATTTCATCTGGTGGCCTTACAAATGAGCCTGTAGAAGGagctttgtggggacccggacgctaatcaatttcttaatcattgttgagatttaattatcagttctgataaacagggtctaaaattttttttcctttttaaaatgtaaatgcggaagtaatgacatctaaataatatacatatctgtataaaagtacaataatatacaacagtctttcaattaatctaaggttcaactactaaagttccagtaataaaacctatctatatccaagtccagaatcaccacgctaaactcatcttctctcgtcatcttctcgaccccgctcatgtcccacctgttgtcatgcacacatacaaaacaagacaacagccggataactccggtgagaataaatctcagtataaaacatggtaagcatgtatagaaacaatctaaatcataaaaacattctatcatgatcatattcaaaagtaatagattccataatctatgaaatcaaatcaaaataagcatgcaactcaattcagataaacatgcaatttaaatcaaatcatataaacatgctgccataactgaaagcaataaaca
The Primulina eburnea isolate SZY01 chromosome 5, ASM2296580v1, whole genome shotgun sequence genome window above contains:
- the LOC140833065 gene encoding protein EMSY-LIKE 4-like translates to MSRGSRSSGNGRPATFGSMPYPKVYEETDMGAKIYQLEQEAYVSILRAFKAQADAITWEKEGLITELRRELRLSNEEHWDLLGRFDADETIRRIREW